Proteins from a genomic interval of Halomonas alkaliantarctica:
- a CDS encoding nitrate reductase subunit alpha → MSHFIDRLNFFRKSREPFANEHGELRSESRQWEDSYRARWQHDKVVRSTHGVNCTGSCSWKIYVKNGLVTWETQQTDYPRTRPDLPNHEPRGCPRGASYSWYLYSANRLKYPLIRKPLLALWREALKANPDPVDAWASIVEDPAKTKQYKRARGMGGFVRGNWDELNELVAASNVYTAKQYGPDRILGFSPIPAMSMVSYAAGSRYLSLIGGVCMSFYDWYCDLPPASPMTWGEQTDVPESADWYNSGYIIAWGSNVPQTRTPDAHFFTEVRYKGTKTVSITPDYAEVSKLTDEWLSAKQGTDAALAMAMGHVILKEFHLDNPSAYFTDYVRRYTDMPFLVELEVREDGSFAPGRQLRASDFDAALGQENNPEWKTVAWDETRDQLVVPRGSIGFRWGETGDEVGKWNLESLDAVGTEIKPLLSLVNHHDSVARVAFPYFGGIEHEHFEHVKGAGVGAADDLLFHNLPAKRLKRADGSEMLAVTVFDLMCANYGIDRGFVGDGEDDGATSFDQIRPYTPAWQEKITGVPAEQCTRIAREFADNAHKTNGRSMIIVGAGMNHWYHMDMNYRGLINMLVMCGCIGQSGGGWAHYVGQEKLRPQTGWTPLAFGLDWQRPPRHMNSTSFFYSHSSQWRYEKLEIKEILSPLAKAEDYPGSLIDFNVRAERMGWLPSAPQLDTNPLRLAKKAEAAGMSTADYAVRQLKNGELRFAAEDPDAPENFPRNMFIWRSNLLGSSGKGHEYMLKYLLGTRHGIQGKDLGDFGGQKPEEVVWRDEAPEGKLDLLVTLDFRMSTTCLYSDIVLPTATWYEKDDLNTSDMHPFIHPLTAATDPAWESRSDWDIYKGIAKAFSKVCVGHLGEETDLVTLPMQHDSPGELAQPAVMDWKKGECEPIPGKTMPSLIEVKRNYPETYERFTSVGPLLESIGNGGKGIAWNTDAEVELLGNLNHRKLDGPHKGRPLIDSAIDAAEMILTLAPETNGAVAVKAWDALSKITGRDHTHLARPKHDEKIRFRDVVAQPRKIISSPTWSGLEDEHVSYNAGYTNVHELIPWRTVSGRQQFYQDHAWMRAFGESLLVYRPPIDTKAAKGFQLPADNGFKSKALNFLTPHQKWGIHSTYSDNLLMLTLNRGGPVVWLSEADAAEIDIEDNDWIEVYNANGSIAARAVVSQRVKAGMVMMYHAQERNVNVPGSEVTGTRGGIHNSVTRVCPKPTHMIGGYAQLSYSFNYYGTVGSNRDEFVLVRKMKHVDWLDGEGNDSVQEAVK, encoded by the coding sequence ATGAGTCACTTCATAGATCGGCTGAATTTCTTCCGCAAGTCCCGCGAACCTTTTGCCAACGAACACGGTGAGCTACGCAGCGAATCCCGCCAGTGGGAAGATAGCTATCGTGCCCGCTGGCAGCACGACAAAGTGGTACGCAGCACCCACGGGGTGAACTGCACCGGCTCCTGTAGCTGGAAGATCTACGTCAAAAACGGTTTGGTTACCTGGGAAACCCAGCAGACTGACTACCCCCGTACCCGTCCCGACCTGCCTAACCATGAGCCGCGTGGCTGCCCCCGCGGTGCCAGCTACTCCTGGTACCTGTATAGCGCCAACCGCCTCAAGTACCCGTTGATCCGCAAGCCGTTGCTGGCGCTATGGCGCGAAGCGCTGAAGGCTAACCCAGACCCGGTAGACGCCTGGGCGTCTATTGTCGAAGACCCCGCCAAGACCAAACAGTACAAGCGTGCTCGCGGCATGGGCGGCTTCGTTCGCGGTAACTGGGACGAGCTCAACGAGCTGGTCGCTGCCTCAAACGTTTACACCGCCAAGCAGTACGGCCCCGACCGTATTCTTGGCTTCTCACCGATTCCTGCCATGTCGATGGTCAGCTACGCCGCAGGTAGCCGCTACCTCTCGCTGATTGGCGGCGTCTGCATGAGCTTCTACGACTGGTACTGTGACTTGCCGCCGGCCTCGCCAATGACCTGGGGCGAGCAGACCGACGTTCCCGAGTCCGCTGACTGGTACAACTCCGGCTACATCATCGCCTGGGGCTCTAACGTACCTCAAACGCGTACCCCGGATGCTCACTTCTTTACCGAAGTACGTTACAAGGGCACCAAGACGGTTTCGATCACTCCGGATTATGCCGAAGTCTCCAAGCTGACCGACGAATGGTTGTCCGCCAAGCAGGGCACCGATGCCGCCCTGGCGATGGCCATGGGCCATGTCATCCTCAAAGAGTTCCACCTCGATAACCCGAGTGCTTACTTCACAGACTATGTACGCCGCTATACCGACATGCCGTTCCTGGTGGAACTGGAAGTGCGTGAAGACGGCAGCTTCGCACCGGGTCGCCAACTGCGTGCCAGTGATTTTGATGCTGCCCTGGGCCAGGAAAACAATCCCGAGTGGAAAACCGTTGCCTGGGACGAAACCCGTGACCAGTTGGTGGTGCCACGGGGTTCCATCGGTTTCCGCTGGGGCGAAACCGGCGACGAAGTGGGCAAGTGGAACCTGGAATCGCTGGACGCCGTCGGCACCGAGATCAAGCCGTTACTCAGTTTGGTCAACCACCACGATAGCGTCGCCCGCGTGGCGTTCCCTTACTTCGGTGGCATCGAGCACGAACACTTTGAACACGTAAAAGGAGCCGGTGTCGGCGCCGCCGATGACCTACTGTTCCACAACTTGCCCGCCAAGCGTCTGAAGCGAGCTGACGGCAGCGAAATGCTGGCGGTCACCGTTTTTGATCTGATGTGCGCCAACTACGGTATCGACCGTGGCTTTGTCGGCGACGGCGAAGATGATGGCGCGACTTCGTTTGATCAGATTCGCCCCTATACCCCCGCGTGGCAGGAGAAAATCACCGGTGTGCCAGCAGAGCAGTGCACCCGCATTGCCCGCGAATTTGCCGATAACGCCCATAAAACCAACGGCCGTAGCATGATCATCGTGGGTGCCGGTATGAACCACTGGTACCACATGGACATGAACTACCGCGGCCTGATTAACATGTTGGTCATGTGTGGTTGTATCGGTCAGAGCGGTGGCGGCTGGGCCCACTATGTTGGTCAGGAAAAACTGCGTCCGCAGACTGGCTGGACGCCGCTAGCTTTTGGTCTTGATTGGCAGCGTCCGCCGCGCCATATGAACTCTACTTCCTTCTTCTATAGTCACTCCTCCCAGTGGCGCTACGAGAAGCTCGAGATTAAAGAAATTCTTTCACCGTTGGCCAAGGCCGAGGATTACCCCGGTAGCCTGATTGACTTTAACGTGCGTGCTGAGCGCATGGGCTGGCTGCCGTCAGCACCTCAACTGGACACTAACCCGCTACGCCTAGCGAAAAAAGCCGAAGCCGCGGGTATGTCGACAGCCGACTATGCCGTTCGGCAGCTCAAGAACGGTGAACTGCGCTTTGCAGCGGAAGACCCGGATGCGCCAGAGAACTTCCCGCGTAATATGTTCATCTGGCGTTCCAACCTGCTAGGTAGTTCCGGTAAGGGCCATGAGTACATGCTCAAGTACCTGCTGGGTACTCGCCACGGTATTCAGGGTAAAGATCTGGGCGACTTCGGCGGCCAGAAGCCCGAAGAAGTGGTATGGCGTGACGAGGCGCCGGAAGGCAAGCTCGACCTGCTGGTGACGCTGGATTTCCGCATGTCCACCACCTGCCTCTACTCGGATATCGTGCTGCCGACGGCGACCTGGTATGAGAAGGACGACCTTAACACTTCTGACATGCACCCCTTTATTCACCCCTTGACTGCCGCCACCGACCCTGCGTGGGAATCGCGCAGCGACTGGGATATTTACAAGGGCATTGCCAAGGCGTTTTCCAAGGTGTGTGTAGGCCACCTGGGCGAAGAGACCGACCTGGTCACGCTGCCGATGCAGCACGACTCGCCAGGAGAGTTGGCCCAACCGGCGGTAATGGATTGGAAGAAGGGCGAATGCGAGCCGATTCCCGGTAAGACCATGCCATCGCTGATAGAGGTCAAGCGCAACTATCCCGAAACCTATGAGCGCTTCACCTCGGTAGGGCCGCTGCTGGAAAGCATCGGTAACGGCGGCAAGGGCATCGCTTGGAATACCGATGCTGAAGTCGAGTTGCTGGGCAACCTCAACCATCGCAAGCTGGATGGCCCGCATAAAGGGCGTCCATTGATCGACAGCGCTATCGATGCTGCCGAGATGATTCTGACCCTGGCACCAGAAACCAACGGCGCCGTGGCAGTAAAAGCGTGGGATGCACTCTCCAAAATTACCGGGCGTGACCATACCCACCTGGCAAGGCCCAAACATGACGAAAAAATCCGCTTCCGCGATGTCGTCGCCCAGCCGCGCAAGATTATCTCCAGCCCGACCTGGTCTGGCCTCGAGGATGAGCATGTCTCCTATAACGCCGGTTACACCAACGTTCACGAGCTGATCCCCTGGCGCACCGTGAGTGGTCGTCAGCAGTTCTATCAGGATCATGCCTGGATGCGCGCTTTCGGCGAAAGTTTGCTGGTCTATCGCCCGCCCATCGATACCAAGGCGGCCAAAGGCTTCCAGCTTCCTGCCGACAACGGCTTCAAGAGCAAAGCGCTGAACTTTCTCACCCCGCACCAGAAGTGGGGCATCCACTCCACTTACTCGGACAACCTGCTGATGCTGACGCTCAACCGCGGCGGCCCGGTGGTGTGGCTCTCCGAGGCGGACGCTGCCGAGATCGATATCGAGGACAACGACTGGATCGAGGTCTACAACGCCAATGGCTCGATTGCCGCGCGGGCAGTGGTCAGCCAGCGGGTCAAGGCGGGCATGGTGATGATGTACCACGCCCAGGAGCGCAACGTGAACGTCCCTGGCTCTGAGGTCACCGGTACGCGAGGCGGTATTCACAACTCGGTCACCCGTGTCTGCCCCAAGCCAACCCATATGATCGGCGGCTACGCGCAGCTCTCTTACAGTTTTAATTATTACGGCACCGTCGGCTCAAATCGCGATGAGTTCGTGTTAGTGCGCAAGATGAAACACGTTGACTGGCTGGATGGTGAAGGCAATGACAGCGTTCAGGAGGCCGTGAAATGA
- the narH gene encoding nitrate reductase subunit beta — MKIRSQVGMVLNLDKCIGCHTCSVTCKNVWTSREGMEYAWFNNVETKPGIGYPKEWENQAKWKGGWMRRNDGRIEPRIGGKWRVLANIFANPDLPEMDDYYEPFTFDYQHLHTAKIGEHQPVARPRSLISGQRMKKIEWGPNWEEILGTEFAKRRKDANFDKVQADIYGQFENTFMMYLPRLCEHCLNPTCVASCPSGAIYKREEDGIVLIDQDKCRGWRMCISGCPYKKIYYNWKSGKSEKCIFCYPRIEAGQPTICSETCVGRIRYLGVLLYDADRIEEVASSPDERDLYHRQREIFLDPNDPEVIAQAKRDGIQDNVIKAAQASPVYKMAIDWGLALPLHPEYRTLPMVWYVPPLSPIQSAAEAGHVEFDGILPKIESLRIPVKYLANLLTAGEEEPVVLALKRLMAMRVYMRGKHVEGAPNAEVLDAVGLSVAQVEEMYRYLAIANYEDRFVIPTSHREMATEAFPERGGCGFTFGDGCHGESQPSLFNGRKQTSVLVKPVEVFDPQPQLEESRHD; from the coding sequence ATGAAAATTCGTTCCCAGGTAGGCATGGTTCTCAACCTTGATAAGTGTATTGGTTGCCACACCTGTTCGGTGACCTGCAAAAATGTCTGGACCAGTCGCGAAGGTATGGAGTACGCCTGGTTCAACAATGTCGAGACCAAGCCCGGTATCGGCTATCCCAAAGAGTGGGAGAACCAGGCCAAGTGGAAGGGCGGCTGGATGCGCCGTAACGACGGCCGGATTGAACCGCGTATTGGTGGCAAATGGCGGGTGCTGGCGAACATTTTCGCCAACCCCGACTTGCCCGAGATGGATGACTACTATGAGCCGTTCACTTTCGACTACCAACACCTGCATACCGCCAAGATCGGTGAGCACCAGCCGGTGGCGCGTCCACGCTCGCTGATTTCCGGTCAGCGTATGAAAAAGATCGAGTGGGGCCCGAACTGGGAAGAGATTCTTGGCACCGAGTTCGCCAAGCGGCGCAAAGACGCCAACTTCGACAAGGTGCAGGCAGATATTTACGGCCAGTTCGAAAACACCTTCATGATGTATCTGCCGCGGCTGTGCGAGCACTGCTTGAACCCCACCTGTGTGGCGTCCTGCCCCAGCGGTGCGATCTACAAGCGGGAAGAGGACGGCATCGTTCTAATCGATCAGGACAAGTGCCGCGGCTGGCGGATGTGTATCTCCGGCTGCCCCTACAAGAAGATTTACTACAACTGGAAAAGCGGTAAGTCCGAGAAGTGTATTTTCTGCTACCCGCGTATCGAGGCCGGTCAGCCGACCATCTGCTCCGAGACCTGTGTGGGCCGCATTCGCTACCTTGGCGTGCTGCTGTATGACGCTGACCGCATCGAGGAAGTAGCAAGCTCCCCTGACGAACGTGACCTCTACCACCGCCAGCGCGAAATTTTCCTAGATCCCAACGATCCGGAAGTGATTGCCCAGGCCAAGCGTGATGGCATTCAGGATAACGTCATCAAAGCCGCCCAGGCCTCACCGGTCTACAAGATGGCTATCGACTGGGGATTGGCGCTGCCGCTGCACCCGGAATACCGCACGCTGCCTATGGTGTGGTACGTGCCGCCGCTGTCGCCGATTCAGTCCGCCGCTGAGGCTGGGCATGTAGAGTTCGATGGCATCCTGCCCAAGATCGAATCACTGCGTATCCCGGTGAAGTACCTGGCTAACTTGTTGACGGCAGGCGAAGAGGAGCCCGTGGTGTTGGCACTCAAGCGCTTGATGGCGATGCGTGTCTACATGCGCGGCAAGCACGTGGAGGGTGCCCCCAACGCCGAGGTGCTCGATGCCGTGGGGCTGAGCGTGGCCCAAGTAGAGGAGATGTACCGCTACCTGGCCATTGCCAACTACGAGGATCGGTTTGTGATCCCCACCAGCCATCGTGAAATGGCCACCGAAGCCTTCCCTGAACGGGGAGGATGCGGCTTTACCTTTGGTGATGGTTGCCACGGTGAGAGCCAGCCGAGCCTATTTAACGGCCGTAAGCAGACCAGCGTGTTGGTAAAACCGGTAGAGGTCTTCGACCCGCAGCCACAACTTGAGGAGTCTCGTCATGACTGA
- the narJ gene encoding nitrate reductase molybdenum cofactor assembly chaperone: MTEAATQSPTPLEPSFEPLQGMRSLRVLARLLDYPTQELQDASGELIEILNAERRLGAALKASLMEWCQRLQEGDLLELQAEYVAMFDKGRATSLLLFEHVHGESRDRGQAMVDLMAEYSAAGFELDARELPDHLPVFLEYLSLCDDAEIGRWLGEIRHILALLTARLEERGADHALVPLSLLALIGAEGDVEEHRPQVKKEVPDNTPEALDAVWEEEAVRFSATSDEDCALQSAEGRRLAERKNAVHSDPVKIMPSAWNTAPSSTVVDR, encoded by the coding sequence ATGACTGAAGCCGCTACCCAATCGCCGACCCCGTTAGAGCCGTCATTTGAGCCGCTACAGGGTATGCGTAGCCTACGCGTACTGGCCCGCCTGCTCGATTACCCGACCCAGGAACTTCAGGATGCCAGCGGTGAGCTCATCGAAATTCTCAATGCCGAGCGCCGCCTGGGGGCGGCTCTCAAAGCGTCGCTAATGGAGTGGTGTCAGCGTCTCCAAGAGGGCGACCTGCTTGAACTGCAGGCCGAGTACGTGGCCATGTTCGATAAGGGGCGAGCTACGTCGCTGCTGCTATTCGAGCACGTTCACGGTGAATCACGTGACCGTGGCCAGGCCATGGTCGATCTCATGGCCGAGTACAGCGCGGCCGGATTCGAGCTGGATGCCCGTGAACTGCCCGATCATCTACCGGTGTTTCTTGAATACCTTTCGCTGTGCGACGACGCCGAGATCGGCCGCTGGCTGGGCGAGATACGCCATATCCTGGCGCTGCTGACCGCACGGCTGGAGGAGCGGGGTGCGGATCACGCGCTGGTACCGTTGTCACTATTGGCGTTAATCGGTGCCGAGGGCGATGTCGAGGAGCATCGGCCCCAGGTCAAGAAAGAAGTGCCTGACAACACCCCCGAAGCCTTGGACGCCGTATGGGAAGAAGAGGCGGTGCGTTTCTCGGCAACCTCTGACGAGGACTGCGCGCTGCAGTCTGCCGAAGGGCGGCGGCTTGCCGAGCGCAAAAATGCAGTGCACAGCGACCCCGTCAAAATCATGCCGTCCGCCTGGAACACTGCCCCTTCCTCAACCGTGGTCGATCGCTAA
- the narI gene encoding respiratory nitrate reductase subunit gamma → MFIEYLQHLIYGYYPYLAGTVFLVGSLMRYDQGQYTWKTGSSQMLSSKNMRLASNLFHIGIIVIFFGHLVGMLTPHWVYAPFLHAGTKQLIAIVVGGIAGAMCVVGGAMLLYRRLVNPRVKASSSLMDTLILGLIVLQACLGMVTIIFSLGHMDGEMMLTLSSWAQSIVFFSGGAADYMQEVSWIYKLHIFIGLTIILLFPFSRLVHVWSVPFGYVTRRYQLVRRRI, encoded by the coding sequence ATGTTTATTGAATATTTGCAACATCTTATCTACGGCTATTACCCCTACCTGGCCGGTACGGTGTTCTTGGTCGGCAGTCTCATGCGTTACGACCAAGGCCAGTACACCTGGAAGACCGGCTCCAGCCAAATGCTGTCCTCGAAAAACATGCGTCTGGCCAGCAACCTGTTCCATATCGGGATTATCGTCATCTTTTTTGGTCATTTGGTGGGCATGCTCACGCCACACTGGGTTTACGCACCTTTCTTGCATGCCGGTACCAAGCAGCTAATTGCCATCGTGGTCGGCGGTATTGCCGGTGCCATGTGCGTGGTGGGCGGCGCCATGCTGCTTTATCGGCGATTGGTCAATCCTCGCGTAAAGGCGTCGTCGAGCTTGATGGATACCTTGATCCTGGGTTTGATCGTCTTACAGGCATGCCTTGGCATGGTGACCATCATTTTCTCGCTAGGCCATATGGACGGTGAAATGATGCTGACACTCTCCAGCTGGGCGCAGTCGATTGTCTTCTTTAGCGGTGGTGCGGCGGACTACATGCAGGAAGTGTCGTGGATCTACAAACTGCATATCTTTATCGGCTTAACCATCATCCTGCTGTTCCCGTTTTCGCGGCTGGTGCATGTGTGGAGCGTGCCGTTCGGCTATGTTACCCGGCGTTATCAGCTTGTCCGCCGGCGCATTTAA
- a CDS encoding peptidylprolyl isomerase, with translation MQMIDIEQLPGGVAAPPVRVGDTPIDEATIALEMQYHPAETAGAAQLQAARALVVRELLRQRANVLGLLSTDDVSEAQEDAAIAALLEKELEVPEPGEADCQRFFDTHRERFSEPVQLRVRHILLAAAPDDSQGRDDAYQLGEKLLEQLNQIPERFAEFAQHHSACPSKELDGDLGWLVSGQTVPELDRALQHLPEGLHERPLASRYGWHVVSIDERREGRALPFDQVIDRVRHSLREQATRRALRHYLLALESEIGVEGIVLDDDAGGSLMQ, from the coding sequence ATGCAGATGATTGATATCGAACAGCTACCTGGGGGCGTCGCTGCGCCTCCGGTACGCGTCGGTGACACCCCTATCGATGAAGCAACGATTGCGTTGGAAATGCAGTACCACCCCGCCGAAACGGCGGGGGCGGCCCAGCTTCAGGCAGCCCGTGCGTTGGTGGTCAGAGAGCTGCTTCGCCAGCGTGCTAACGTTCTGGGCCTACTGTCGACAGACGACGTTAGCGAAGCACAGGAAGATGCAGCGATTGCTGCCTTGCTCGAAAAGGAGCTTGAAGTGCCGGAACCGGGGGAGGCGGATTGCCAGCGCTTTTTCGACACCCACCGTGAACGCTTCAGCGAACCGGTACAGTTACGCGTTCGGCATATTCTGCTCGCGGCCGCACCCGATGACTCCCAGGGGCGCGACGACGCTTACCAGCTTGGCGAAAAGCTACTCGAACAGCTTAATCAGATACCCGAACGGTTTGCCGAATTTGCTCAACACCACTCAGCGTGTCCTTCAAAAGAGCTGGATGGTGATTTGGGCTGGCTGGTATCAGGGCAGACGGTTCCAGAGTTGGATCGCGCTTTGCAGCACTTGCCCGAAGGTCTACACGAGCGCCCCTTGGCGTCTCGCTATGGCTGGCATGTGGTGAGTATTGACGAACGGCGAGAAGGTAGGGCGTTACCTTTCGATCAAGTTATTGACCGGGTGCGCCATAGCCTACGGGAACAAGCAACTCGACGTGCGCTGCGTCACTATTTGCTGGCGTTAGAGAGCGAAATAGGCGTCGAAGGGATTGTTCTGGATGACGATGCTGGCGGCAGCTTGATGCAATAG
- the moaB gene encoding molybdenum cofactor biosynthesis protein B has protein sequence MSHVPVDALFTPLGIAVLTVSDTRGFDEDGSGDLLVKHLSESGHSLVERRIVPDDIYQVRAVVSEWIARTDIHAILVNGGTGFTNRDTTPEALIPLFDKAIEGYGELFRHYSLKTIGTATIQSRAVAGVANRTMMFAMPGSPKACALAWDKIIALQLDSRTRPCNFAAMVLPSATLCSGRHKASSFNEVERL, from the coding sequence ATGTCCCACGTTCCAGTAGATGCTCTTTTCACTCCGCTTGGCATCGCGGTGCTTACGGTTTCCGATACACGTGGTTTCGATGAGGATGGTAGCGGTGACCTGCTGGTTAAACATCTGAGCGAAAGCGGCCATAGCCTGGTAGAGAGGCGCATCGTGCCTGATGATATCTATCAGGTTCGTGCCGTGGTCTCGGAATGGATTGCGCGAACGGATATCCACGCGATTCTGGTTAATGGCGGCACTGGCTTTACCAATCGGGATACGACTCCCGAGGCGTTGATACCGCTGTTCGACAAAGCGATTGAGGGGTATGGCGAGCTGTTCCGCCACTACTCTCTGAAGACCATCGGCACAGCGACGATCCAGTCTCGCGCCGTAGCGGGGGTAGCCAACCGAACGATGATGTTTGCGATGCCCGGCTCGCCCAAAGCGTGTGCGTTGGCGTGGGACAAAATAATCGCTTTGCAGCTGGACTCCCGCACTCGGCCCTGCAACTTCGCCGCCATGGTGCTGCCTTCAGCGACCTTGTGCAGTGGACGTCATAAAGCGAGTTCTTTCAATGAGGTGGAGCGCTTATGA
- the glp gene encoding gephyrin-like molybdotransferase Glp, translated as MNCHCAEIVTPGLLDLFDARQRLIDAALPINAVDTIPLEQSAGRVLAETLVAPLDMPGVDNSAMDGYALCLADYQSAPRGAGLPILQRVPAGTGVMLLPEGGCARIFTGAPVPMGADIVVPQERVTLDQHGHIHLEGNLVVGANIRCQGEETRMGTPLLAAGEYLNAASIALLASHGINTVSVKRRLRVALLSTGDELIAPGTVRSPGQVYDSNRAMLNVLLAQAQCDVLDLGVIADSPQSLHQAFERAQTAADLVVCTGGVSVGEEDHVRPVIEQRGGLYFHGVAMKPGKPFAFGYLGVELSSSTPLMALPGNPVASLVGWQLLVLPFIHAMQGRAVAALQHYPVKAGFSQRGPQGRCELLRVVLDWSNGAPVAQLAGGQGSHMLSAASQAQGYLMIHPDTQVTEGSSYSYYPINQFAV; from the coding sequence ATGAACTGCCACTGCGCAGAAATAGTCACGCCCGGCTTGTTAGATCTGTTTGATGCACGCCAACGGCTTATCGACGCCGCCCTGCCCATTAATGCAGTAGACACCATCCCCCTAGAACAGTCGGCGGGGCGCGTGCTGGCAGAAACGTTGGTCGCCCCGCTCGATATGCCGGGTGTGGACAATAGCGCAATGGATGGTTACGCGCTGTGTCTGGCTGATTACCAATCGGCACCTCGCGGTGCAGGCTTACCCATTCTTCAACGCGTACCGGCTGGCACAGGCGTCATGCTGCTACCGGAAGGAGGCTGCGCGCGTATTTTTACCGGCGCACCGGTGCCCATGGGGGCAGATATTGTAGTACCTCAAGAGCGGGTAACCCTTGATCAGCACGGGCATATACACCTCGAGGGTAACTTGGTGGTTGGCGCTAATATTCGCTGCCAGGGCGAGGAGACCCGTATGGGAACCCCGCTACTCGCCGCAGGTGAATATCTCAATGCTGCTTCGATTGCGCTGCTGGCAAGTCATGGTATTAACACGGTTTCCGTCAAACGGCGCCTGCGGGTGGCGCTGCTCTCAACGGGCGATGAGCTGATTGCCCCAGGCACGGTGCGATCACCGGGTCAGGTATACGACAGCAATCGCGCCATGCTTAACGTACTGCTAGCGCAAGCTCAGTGCGACGTGCTGGATTTAGGCGTCATCGCTGATTCGCCGCAGTCATTGCATCAGGCCTTTGAACGCGCACAAACCGCTGCAGATTTAGTGGTGTGCACCGGGGGCGTTTCGGTTGGTGAAGAAGATCATGTTCGCCCGGTGATCGAGCAGCGCGGCGGGCTGTATTTTCATGGTGTCGCGATGAAACCGGGAAAACCCTTTGCGTTCGGTTATCTGGGTGTGGAGCTTTCATCTTCCACACCGTTAATGGCGCTGCCGGGTAACCCCGTGGCGTCCCTGGTGGGCTGGCAGCTGCTGGTGCTGCCGTTTATTCATGCCATGCAAGGTAGAGCCGTAGCGGCTCTACAACATTACCCGGTAAAAGCGGGCTTTTCTCAGCGTGGCCCCCAGGGGCGCTGCGAGTTACTACGGGTAGTGCTGGATTGGTCGAATGGGGCTCCCGTGGCGCAGTTAGCGGGCGGGCAGGGCTCACATATGCTTAGCGCGGCTAGTCAGGCCCAAGGTTATTTGATGATTCACCCGGACACGCAGGTAACAGAAGGGAGCTCCTACTCCTACTACCCCATCAATCAGTTCGCCGTTTGA
- a CDS encoding putative zinc-binding protein — protein sequence MSSHHKPRTLIYACSGCSDVAQLANSVALRLDHAGEAEMSCIAGVGGGVPGLVRIARSGRPIVAIDGCQMHCASHCLAKVDVIPTEHVKLYENGLRKRRGQFYDEQTITEVTAEVKGLIARLPVNASTQEEPVE from the coding sequence ATGTCTTCACATCACAAACCCCGCACACTGATTTATGCCTGCTCCGGCTGTTCTGATGTGGCGCAACTTGCCAATAGCGTTGCTCTGCGCCTTGACCATGCAGGAGAGGCAGAAATGTCCTGCATTGCCGGTGTGGGCGGTGGTGTGCCCGGCCTGGTGCGCATTGCCCGCTCCGGGAGGCCTATCGTAGCTATTGACGGGTGCCAGATGCACTGCGCCAGCCACTGTCTCGCCAAAGTGGATGTGATACCCACAGAGCACGTAAAGCTATATGAAAACGGCCTGCGCAAGCGGCGTGGCCAGTTTTATGATGAGCAAACAATCACTGAGGTTACCGCAGAGGTGAAAGGGCTCATTGCCCGGCTGCCCGTTAATGCCAGTACTCAAGAGGAACCCGTGGAATGA